TCAGCAGGGGACATGTGGTCGGTCATTGTGCCTACGAGCCTACCGGCCCGGGCGGCCGGCGCCCCGGGGACTTCTCCCGGCCGCCCGGGACCGCCCGCCACCGCGCGCCCGGCACGACCGGTCACGGCCGCCGCGGCCCGGCCGCCGGCTCCGCCGCGCCGCCGCCCGGCTCCGCCGGCGCGAGCAGCCGCAGCGCGCCCGGCACGCAGCGCGCCGTCAGGGGCAGCGGCCCCAGCGGCTCCCCGTCCGCCCAGCCGGTCACCCCCGGCGCGTCGATGACCACCTCGGCGGCGCGGTGCACCGAGACCGCGGGGTGGCCGAGGTGGGTCCCGCGGTACACGCGCGGGAAGACCCGCAGCAGCGTGCGGCGGCTCACCTCGCCGACCACCGTGATGTCGAACAGCCCGTCGTCCGTCCTCGCCCCGGCGCAGATGCGCATGCCGCCCCCGTAGCCGGGCCCGTTGCCGACGGCGACCAGCGTGGCCTCGAACTCGCGCCACGGCCCGCCGTCCAGCCGCATGCGGTAGGGAACGGCGCGCAGCCTCCCCAGCTCGGCGAGCATCGCCACGTCGTAGCGCAGCCGCCCGCGCGGCCGGCGCATCCGGTTGCCGCGGTCGTTGACGCGCGAGTCGAAGCCGGAGGCCAGCACGCTGCCGAACCAGGCGGGCCCCACCCGGCCGAGGTCGAACGCGCGGACGTGGCCGCCCTTCAGCGCCGCCGCGACCAGCCGGGCCGCCGCCGCGGGATCGCCGAGCGGCAGCCCGCAGGCGCGCGCGATGTCGTTGCCCGTGCCCGCGGGGACGAGGCCGAGCGGCGTGGTGGTTCCGGCGACGGCGCGCAGGGCGAGCCCCACCGTGCCGTCCCCGCCGGCCACGACCAGGGCGCCGGTGCCCCGGTCGACCGCGGCGCGGGCACGCCGCACGGTGTCCCGCGCGTCCGCGCCGACGACGGCGCGGACCAGGAAACCCGCGTCCCGCAGCACACGCCCGGCGCGCAGGGCGGCGCGCGAGGCGCCCCCCTCACCCGCCGCCGGATTGACCAGCAGCGTGATCTCGCCGCTCACGGCCGCGCCGGGTCAGGTGGCGTCGTCGAAGCCGTTGAGCCGGGTCGATCCCCCGGACTCCGGACGGGAGCCGTCGCGCGCGGTCGTGACCGGCTCGGGCTCGTCGATGCTGGACGGCGTGAGGTCGATGTCGGACGCCTCGTCGTCGCTCAGCGCGTGGTCCGGGTTCGACCTGCGCCGCCGCTTGTCGTTGAGCAGGGCGATGCCGCAGGCCAGGAAGTACAGTCCGGTGACCGGGACCTGGAGGGCGATCATCGACATGAAGTCGGTCGGGGTGATGGCGGCGGCGAAGACCGCGATCCCGACGACCATCCAGCGCCACCAGCTCAGCATGCGCCGGCCCGAGACGACCCCGCCGAAGTTCAGCAGGACCAGGAGCAGGGGCAGCTCGAAGGACAACCCGAAGGCCAGCGCCATGCGGACGGTGATGTCAAGCAGTTCCTCGACGGTCACGAGGTTGTCCACGCCCGGAGGGCTGAACTGCAACAGCACCGGGATCGCGCGGGGCAGCAGCCAGTAGGCGAAGTAGACACCGGTCAGGAACAGCGGGACCCCGACGGCGACGACCGACCGCGCGTACTTCTTCTCGTTGCGGTGCAGGCCGGGCGCGATGAACGCCCACACCTGGTAGAGCCACACCGGCGAGGCGGCGATCAGGCCCACCAGCAGCGACACCCGCAGGTAGGTCGCGAACGGCGAGGTCAGGCCCTGCTGGGTGAGCGTGGCGCAGCGCTCCGTGGCCCGCTCCGTCTCGTTGACCTCATGGCACTCGGGGAGC
Above is a genomic segment from Streptomyces marincola containing:
- a CDS encoding diacylglycerol kinase, encoding MSGEITLLVNPAAGEGGASRAALRAGRVLRDAGFLVRAVVGADARDTVRRARAAVDRGTGALVVAGGDGTVGLALRAVAGTTTPLGLVPAGTGNDIARACGLPLGDPAAAARLVAAALKGGHVRAFDLGRVGPAWFGSVLASGFDSRVNDRGNRMRRPRGRLRYDVAMLAELGRLRAVPYRMRLDGGPWREFEATLVAVGNGPGYGGGMRICAGARTDDGLFDITVVGEVSRRTLLRVFPRVYRGTHLGHPAVSVHRAAEVVIDAPGVTGWADGEPLGPLPLTARCVPGALRLLAPAEPGGGAAEPAAGPRRP
- the tatC gene encoding twin-arginine translocase subunit TatC, with the translated sequence MPRATRKQEKDPEGRMPLTEHLRELRNRLGISLAAVLAITIVALFFARDIMEVLTEPLPECHEVNETERATERCATLTQQGLTSPFATYLRVSLLVGLIAASPVWLYQVWAFIAPGLHRNEKKYARSVVAVGVPLFLTGVYFAYWLLPRAIPVLLQFSPPGVDNLVTVEELLDITVRMALAFGLSFELPLLLVLLNFGGVVSGRRMLSWWRWMVVGIAVFAAAITPTDFMSMIALQVPVTGLYFLACGIALLNDKRRRRSNPDHALSDDEASDIDLTPSSIDEPEPVTTARDGSRPESGGSTRLNGFDDAT